TGGCGGCGTGCTGTGAGCCAATGCTGAGAAATTTCTGAACAAAATAGCAGCAAACGCGCCCGCTGGCTTTTTGCGCGATTATGCATAGCTATGCGGAAAATTATCGAATTAAAACTTTTCATAACAGCGAGTTATGGTTTTCTTACTGAATCAGCATTTTATGCTACAGCGACGGATAAGATTTAAGCGAACCCGCCAGGGGTTGCATTTACCGTAGTGAAAATGGTACTTATCTCGCCCCTGGCAAGCCAGTATCCACTCAGGCTGCATCACAGGACGCGTGCAAAATGCGCGCAAGGTAGTACCGGATGCAGTCGATAATAACCCTCTATTTTATCGGGCTTTTGCTCACTTCCCTGTGTGTATTGTTTTCTGCACCTTCGCAGCAGAGCAAAGGGGTTTTAACTGAGGAAATAACGCGTTATGAAAGGTTTTAAACTCAGCCTCGCCTGGCAGATATTGATTGCGCTGATTCTGGGCGTGGTGGTCGGTACGGTGCTGCATAATCAGCCGGACGATCGTGAATGGTTAATCACCAATATTCTCAGCCCGGCGGGCGATATCTTCATTCATCTGATTAAGATGATTGTGGTGCCGATTGTGGTTTCCTCATTGATTGTCGGCATTGCTGGCGTCGGTGATGCGAAAAAACTCGGACGTATTGGCGTCAAAACCATTGTCTATTTTGAAGTGATCACCACCATTGCCATTGTGGTCGGCATCACGCTGGCCAACGTATTCCAACCCGGCAGCGGCATTGATATGTCAACGCTGGCAACGGTGGACATCTCTAAATACGAAGCCACTACCCAGGCGGTACAGGGCGCACCGCACAGCCTGGTGACCACCATTCTGTCACTGATCCCACAGAACATTTTTGCCTCGCTGGTGAAAGGTGACATGCTGCCGATTATCTTCTTCTCGGTGCTGTTTGGTCTGGGACTGTCGTCACTGCCTGCGGAACATCGCGATCCGCTGGTGGGGCTGTTCCGTTCGGTTTCTGAAACCATGTTTAAAGTGACGCATATGATCATGCGTTACGCGCCGGTCGGTGTGTTTGCGCTGATTGCCGTCACCATTGCCAACTTCGGCTTTGCTTCGCTGTGGCCACTCGCCAAACTGGTGTTGCTGGTGTATGTGGCGATTCTGTTCTTCGCCTTTGTGGTGTTGGGTGCGGTGGCGCGTTTCTGCAAACTGCGTATCACCACCCTGATGCGCATTCTGAAGGATGAGTTGATTCTGGCTTACTCCACTTCCAGCTCGGAAACCGTGTTGCCGCGCATTATGCAGAAGATGGAAGCCTACGGCGCACCCAAGGCCATTACCAGCTTTGTGGTGCCGACCGGCTATTCGTTTAACCTCGACGGTTCGACCTTGTACCAGAGCATTGCCGCGATCTTTATTGCTCAGCTGTATGGCATTGACCTGTCGCTGACCGATGAAATCATCCTGGTGCTGACGCTGATGGTGACCTCGAAAGGGATTGCAGGCGTGCCGGGAGTCTCTTTCGTGGTGTTGCTGGCGACGCTGGGAAGTGTCGGTATTCCACTGGAAGGTCTGGCGTTTATTGCCGGTGTTGACCGCATCATGGACATGGCGCGTACCGCGCTGAACGTGATCGGCAATGCGCTGGCGGTATTAGTGATCGCCCGCTGGGAAGACCAGTTCGATACTGAACAGGCCGCCGCTTACGAGCGACAGCTGCGTATGCAAAACGCGGCATAACGATTCGACGACAAACCCGCCATCCGGCGGGTTTTTTTATGTCTGCTCGGCGCAAAACGCAAAAATTTCCCCTCGCAGTGGGTGAATTAACAATTCAGTTTGATATATAGTTTTACGAATAAATTATTCTTTCGGGAGCCTGTATGAAAATCGATCTCAGCCAGATGATCACTGAGGGGCGTAACCCGGCCAGCCAGCACATTGATGAGCTGCCGACGGAAGCGATGCTGCGTGTTATCAATGACGAAGATAAGAAAGTTGCGCTGGCAGTGGAGGCGATTGTGCCGCAGATTGCGCAAGTGGTGGATGCCATCACCGCCGCCTTTAGCCGGGGAGGTCGTCTGATCTATTGTGGAGCCGGAACCTCCGGTCGACTCGGCATTCTTGACGCCAGTGAATGCCCGCCTACCTTTGGCACACCGCGCAGCCAGGTGGTCGGTCTGATTGCCGGCGGACACACGGCGATTTTGCAGGCGGTGGAAAATGCCGAGGATAATCATGAGCAAGGTGCGCAGGATTTGCGAGATATCCAGTTCAGCAGCCACGATGTGTTGGTCGGCATCGCTGCCAGCGGTCGCACGCCCTATGTGCTGGGTGCGCTCGAGTATGCAAAACAGCAGGGGGCTTTTAGCGCCGCATTAACCTGCAACCCGAACAGCGCGATGGCTCTGGTGGCAGATGTGGCGCTGACGCCGGTTGTGGGGCCGGAAGTGGTGACCGGTTCCTCGCGCATGAAAGCAGGTACGGCGCAGAAGCTGGTGCTGAATATGCTGACAACCGGTGCGATGATCCGCAGCGGCAAGGTCTATGGCAACCTGATGGTGGATGTGGAAGCCACCAACCAGAAGTTAGTACAGCGGCAGATTAACATCGTTAAACAGGCGACCGAATGCGATGATGCTACGGCTCAGCAGGCGCTGGCCGCCTGTCAGGGGCACTGTAAAACCGCAATTGTGATGGTGCTGGCGGGGTTACAGGCAGAAGAGGCGCAGGCGCTGCTGCGCCATAACAACGGTTTTATCCGCCAGGCGTTACGCGAAGCGCCATTGCGTTAGTGAAAAATGCCAGCGCGATGACGCTGGCACCTTTCATTTATTGCAGCGTCGTGTGGATATCCACCCAACTGTCAGCCGGAATATCGGTATAGTCGCCCAGAGAGGCGGTTATGCTGCCTTCTGAAGCGTTCAGGCTGTACTTCAGCGTCCTGATACCAATGACAATCGTATCGGATGCCTCTGATTCAATCGTGGCCGCCAGATTCTGGATGCCTGCTCCGCCCGCGATCAGCGGATTGCTGATTTTCCATAGAGACTTCTTCGTGACAAGTGATGCGCCAGTGATCTTATATTTCCCGGTTGCTTCTTTAGTCGCGGTGAATTGACCGGTCTGCGCGTAACCGCGGTTAACCGCGCTAAGGTTATCGTTCTGTTTAAACGCATCCTGCACCGGTGAACGGCTGGCGTTGGCGATGGCATCAGAGATGCGGATCACCGCCCCGGAGGTCTTCACCACACGGCCATCATTGAGAGGAACGTAAGTATTGGAGGTTAATGAGTTTTCCGTCTCAACATACACAATACCTTCAGGCTCGCTGGTCAGCTGCTTATCGCGCGAACGGTCAATGACGACTTTCTCCTCACCCGAACTGCCTGCCTCGGCATAGCGTAGTGGAATGAAGGTTGCGCCTTCACTACGAGCGGCAATTTTGGCATAGACAGTCAGCGTATGGTCCGCAGCGCTGTAGACGTAGCCAAATTGCGTCAGGCTTGCGCTGTCATGTCGATAGTCCGAGGGATCACGCAGGTTCGTGATACGTAAGACATGCTTTGCCGTCGCGCTATTGAGCGATGAGACAAAAATATCATTGCATTGAATAAGATAGGTATAGATTGACTCTGCCAGGGTTCCCCCGGAGATAAACAGTCCGGTGAAGTTCGGGCCAGAATTTCTTACACCGGTTTTCAGGGTGAATAATGTTACCCAACTGGGTTGGCTTACCCAGGTGGTGGGTTGCACATTTCCCTGCCTCAGCGGCGCGATTAAATCTTTATTCGTTAAGGCGCGTGCGGCAACGACAGCCGAATCCGCATAGGGTGTGCCATAGTCGGTAAATTGGCCCGGCCCGGCAATATACATATCTGCAGAACCGTCTGCTTTGGGCAGGAAGATCAACGAAGAATGCAGCGTATCATCTTCAGCACCGGCGAAAGGTAAGCGCAATATGCTGCCGTTCCAGCCAGCAACACCTTGCCCATAGGGTTCGCTGAACGGAATCGCCACTCTGGCCGCCGTGGGTTTTCCCTCTTTAGCGGCATAAGTCTGTAGGCGTCCGCGTTCATCAATAATTAAAGCCCCCCGGTTATCGGACCCGCCAAACGTCAATCCCGCTATCCCTTTCGGGTCTGACACGCCCTGCACGATATCAAACTGCCCGCGCTGTTTTACCCGGTCAAATACGGATGCTGCTCCGCTACCCACGACGGGCTTACCTTCACCGGCAAAGAACCCGCCAATCAGTTTGAACCCGGTATCTTTACCTATTTCAGCGCCTAACGTGTCGGGTTGAGGAACGCCGGGTAAGGGGTGGGGACTGATTCGGGCATCAGCGGAGTTGGACGCCGAACTTCGACCGGAGAACAGAGCCAGAACTGTCGAAGGCAGAATCCAGTGCAAAAGACGTCTTCTTGATAGGGTCATGATGTCTCACCGCCTGTTGATGGCTACAGCGCTGTCGATTGCTGTTGCCAGCCAATATTATTGCCAGCTTTGCCCCAGATATCCGGGCTGGTATTGGTGGTCCCGGCTTGTAGTGCCGGTGAATCGCTGGCCAGTTGCAGGATATTTTTGGCTTCTTTCATACCCGCAGGGGGGACCAGAGGGACGGTATAGCGGAATTTAGGGTCGACATAACGCAAATCGAGGGTGGTCACACCCGGCAAGGCCGCAGGTGCGGCAGATGGCCAGGCTTCCGAGAAGAAGATGCAGTTTTTAAAGGCATATTTGGTCAGCAATGTGCCAAATTCAGACACCTCGGCAGGGCTTATCAGATCGGAATTGTCCCGGTGTTTCCAGTAAAAAATACAATTCTCCAGCGTCATCGACAGGACTGCTGGATTGTCCTCTTTGCGTGGGTTGCAATAAAGAACATGGTCATTAGCTTGCGAAATGGTGTCAATGAACATGCAATTGCGCACCACGTTGTTGTAGCAATACATGAAACAACAGGCTTTTTTCCAGTAAATATCTTCGCTGCGTTGTGTTCGGGCGACGCCATCGTTATAGGAAACAATGTATTCAATGACATTATCCACACAACCCAGACCACGGGTGTGGTAAAGCGTATAGATATCATCACTGAGTGGTTTATAGCCGTTGGCATGATACCAAGTGTAAGAGAAGGGGCCCTGCACGAACATAAACGATTTCGCATTGTTGGTCAGGTAACCCCAACGTAACAGGCAATTATTGCAGTGAAAATCCAAATCTAAAGCATAGCGATCGGGGGCAGCAGGGCCGGAACCGTGCACTTCAAAATTCTGCCCGGTGGCGTAAGCGCACGCCGACATCCACAAAGGGACATCAGCACGAGGGGTAGTCCAGGCATACGGATCTTTTATCGGGTTATAAACATTGGTGCGGTAGGACGAGTAATAAATATTATCCCAGCCCGATTCCCATTCATCACCGCGAATATCACGGTTTTTATTTTTACTGGCTGTACCAGACAATAAGACACCGTAGTTAACAATGTTGGTGAATGAAACATCAAGGATACGCACCCCATAGCTCTTCCGTTGATCGCCATAATAAGTGTCAGGATCGGAAAGATTGAGATTGCCACGTATGAATATGCCGCAATTAATATTATCGCCATAAATATCATGAATAAAAATTTTGTGGGCGATATTGGTCCGCTCTTTTACCATCAAGTGGATACAGGCGACTTCTTTGGCGGGGGCAGAACCGGCAATCGCGGCCGGATCGCCAATAAAATCAACATGGTGAATTTCCAGATTGCAAATGCCATTGGCATCTCCTCGGATTGAACCATACAAATAACCGCCAGTATGTTGTTCACCAGGAGGAGAGGAAAGCTGGAGGGAGTTGATATTAAAGTTTTGGAAAATCGTGTCGGTATGTCGCGTAGCGGCGTCTTTAGGATACCAGATGGGCCAGGCACCTTCGCCATAAGACGTCAGCACGCTCTGGGTGCCGGAACGATTGAAGAAAAAAGCGAGTGGGTTCTCGCTGATATAGGACCAGTTGAAATGCGTGCCGCGTTTGATGGAAACGGTAACCGGATGGATTACACCCGAAGCGATGACGTCATCCATCGAACGCCAGGGTTTTTCCCGGCTGCCGTTCCCCTGAACGGTCGCTGAAGGATCTACATAGATAAATTTCATTGTCAGATACCTGTCAGGCTACGCGAATAGCTTCAGCCGGAAACTTACGGGTTTTGATAAAGGGTTTTTGGGCGACCACGTAATGGTCATCGGCAACATTGGTCATTGCGATCGCGCCAGCACCAATAATGACATTATGCCCAATCTCAATATCATCACCGAGGATGCAGGAGTTAACACCCATTGAGACATTATCACCGATGATAAAATGTTTAGGATAAGGCAGTTTGTTGCCGCCAACGGTGCAGCATTGTCGGATGTTAAAGTTTTTACCAATCACGCAACCACTATTGATAATGACAGAATAGGCATGCCAGATAACAAAGCCGTGACCAATTTTGGTCCGATAGGAAATCTCAATGCCAAACATAAATTCATTGAAGAATTTATGCAGAATAACAAAAGCGAGTGTGACAGGATAAAACACGCGCACCCGTTTAGCATGTAAAGAAGCCAGGCGATACAGCAGCACAACCAGCTTCGATTTGATACCTGGGTTCATTCTGATTTCTGACAATGTGAGTTTGATGCTACGAATGATGTTGATCATGGTTCACCTTACGCCGGATGATAACTAAAGCGGTTCACAGTCATCTACTGCAAGAACATAATTTTATTATTTCAAAAATAAGTATGGCGGGATGGAAAGTGAAAACTTAAACTTTTGCTCTGTCTACACGATACAGCAGCTCAAGAAATTTCTCTGGCGCAACGCGGGTGGAGACCCGAACAAGAAAAGCGGCAAGGTTATTCGCTATTGAAGCGGTCTTCAATTTGCGTTTTAAATTAAAGAGAGAGACTTCACTCTTAATGTAGTTAAAACCCCTGCGTTTCTTCAACATGCCAGAGCCTGCCCGCACATTCAACAAAATATCTGTTAAATTGTGTGTGGTAAAATTCTCTGCGATTATTCTTAACCACAAGTTGTAATCTTCCATAAATAAATGATGTTGATAGCCTCCAACTTGTTCTACTACAGATTTTTTAAACAGCACGCTCATGTGATTAAACGGATTTTTAAAACGTGAGAAATGTTTAATGTCGGCATGCAGTTCCGGTAAACGTTTAAGCCGGTGCTGACCTTCCTCATCAAACTCAATCACTGCGGCTCCCAACAGGGCGACATGGCTATTTTCTGCCATAAATGCCATTTGTCGCTGGAAACGATGCGGCAGGCATATGTCATCGGTATCCATTCGGGCAATATATTCACAGGAGCAATGTTTCATACCTTCAGCCAGCGCCAACCCCAATCCGATATTTTTTTCCAGTTGCACCCGACGAACAGGAAGTTTGTTTTCCCAGCGTGCAACCACGGATTCCAGTGATGAACCCACCGGGCCATCCATCACCAGAACAATTTCAGTAGGCTGAAGTGTTTGCTGCTCCAGACTACGGAAGCAGCTATCCAGATTTTCGGCACTTTCTTTATAGTACAAGGACATTAAGACGGAAAAATGTTGCTGTAACATAAGTCACCTTTTACTGTGTGTGAAAAATTTATATTTTTTGATAAAGCTCGCTATAGCTAAGGGCCATTTTTTTCGCTGAATAATTTTTCAGGTAATTATTTTTAGCGTTGTTCGCCAGACTGGCCTTCTCATCAGACAAGTAGTACTCGTTGAGGCAGCAGATCAGTCCATGTGTTGTTTTGTTAAATAAAAAACCACTTTTTTGTTCAAATGCGTTATGTACCTCCTGATGGGGTTCAATATCTGAACAGATGAATGTCTTACCAGAAGCCATCGACTCAATCAGTGCTAATGGCAGTCCCTCGGCATGGGATGCCGAAATAAAGCAATCAAAATCCTGATAAACCGCGTGGGGTTGATC
The DNA window shown above is from Pantoea sp. At-9b and carries:
- the gltP gene encoding glutamate/aspartate:proton symporter GltP, with product MKGFKLSLAWQILIALILGVVVGTVLHNQPDDREWLITNILSPAGDIFIHLIKMIVVPIVVSSLIVGIAGVGDAKKLGRIGVKTIVYFEVITTIAIVVGITLANVFQPGSGIDMSTLATVDISKYEATTQAVQGAPHSLVTTILSLIPQNIFASLVKGDMLPIIFFSVLFGLGLSSLPAEHRDPLVGLFRSVSETMFKVTHMIMRYAPVGVFALIAVTIANFGFASLWPLAKLVLLVYVAILFFAFVVLGAVARFCKLRITTLMRILKDELILAYSTSSSETVLPRIMQKMEAYGAPKAITSFVVPTGYSFNLDGSTLYQSIAAIFIAQLYGIDLSLTDEIILVLTLMVTSKGIAGVPGVSFVVLLATLGSVGIPLEGLAFIAGVDRIMDMARTALNVIGNALAVLVIARWEDQFDTEQAAAYERQLRMQNAA
- the murQ gene encoding N-acetylmuramic acid 6-phosphate etherase, which produces MKIDLSQMITEGRNPASQHIDELPTEAMLRVINDEDKKVALAVEAIVPQIAQVVDAITAAFSRGGRLIYCGAGTSGRLGILDASECPPTFGTPRSQVVGLIAGGHTAILQAVENAEDNHEQGAQDLRDIQFSSHDVLVGIAASGRTPYVLGALEYAKQQGAFSAALTCNPNSAMALVADVALTPVVGPEVVTGSSRMKAGTAQKLVLNMLTTGAMIRSGKVYGNLMVDVEATNQKLVQRQINIVKQATECDDATAQQALAACQGHCKTAIVMVLAGLQAEEAQALLRHNNGFIRQALREAPLR
- a CDS encoding serine acetyltransferase; translated protein: MINIIRSIKLTLSEIRMNPGIKSKLVVLLYRLASLHAKRVRVFYPVTLAFVILHKFFNEFMFGIEISYRTKIGHGFVIWHAYSVIINSGCVIGKNFNIRQCCTVGGNKLPYPKHFIIGDNVSMGVNSCILGDDIEIGHNVIIGAGAIAMTNVADDHYVVAQKPFIKTRKFPAEAIRVA
- a CDS encoding glycosyltransferase — protein: MLQQHFSVLMSLYYKESAENLDSCFRSLEQQTLQPTEIVLVMDGPVGSSLESVVARWENKLPVRRVQLEKNIGLGLALAEGMKHCSCEYIARMDTDDICLPHRFQRQMAFMAENSHVALLGAAVIEFDEEGQHRLKRLPELHADIKHFSRFKNPFNHMSVLFKKSVVEQVGGYQHHLFMEDYNLWLRIIAENFTTHNLTDILLNVRAGSGMLKKRRGFNYIKSEVSLFNLKRKLKTASIANNLAAFLVRVSTRVAPEKFLELLYRVDRAKV